Proteins found in one Gadus macrocephalus chromosome 23, ASM3116895v1 genomic segment:
- the hhatlb gene encoding hedgehog acyltransferase like, b has translation MGIKAGLPRYELYLYYAVLGLAMLWSASWICEVSSANANRKTLKSSVRPGWYYFGRKKDTADLEWVMWFSTFREHILFALSGHVLFAKICSMLAPQHRSLVYMVYGVLAVWTSMGWAYVGLLLSHCVLLYSVSLVKLPWLCWVTGLSTLATFKCEPFVTWQAGLVEGDFDLRHILFYGGCGFTIMRCVSFSLENCVRREGSYSLLELLQYNFYLPHFFFGPVLTFDKFHVQVNRPVGSRKEGEMWSIGRHALFHLGGIVLVDVLFHFLYILSIPTDMKLLRHLSDWAIVGLAYTNLVYDWVKAAIMFGVINTVSRLDHLDPPKPPKCITTLYVFSETHFDRGINDWLCKYVYNHLGGNHCDVLKELVATLCTYSLTVLWLGPCPVVLLWASLNCLGLNLELWTAKLFSMEPLASFEMAMSAAMSRRIRAIFNTFNFWTIVLYNIVALNSADFAKLVAKRLLLKGFPFTTVAVMFVTYCLIQMIKEWERRQALLDDPDPLPPAPPSPATLFVTTTSPAQDTPTAALPIAESGKKKAE, from the exons ATGGGGATCAAAGCGGGGCTCCCCAGGTACGAGCTGTACCTGTACTACGCTGTGCTGGGTCTGGCCATGCTCTGGTCCGCCAGCTGGATCTGTGAGGTGTCCAGCG CCAACGCAAACAGAAAGACATTGAAGTCCAGCGTGCGGCCGGGATGGTACTACTTTGGGAGAAAGAAG GATACTGCCGACCTGGAGTGGGTGATGTGGTTCTCTACGTTCCGGGAGCACATCCTGTTTGCACTGTCGGGTCACGTGCTGTTTGCAAAGATCTGCTCAATGCTGGCTCCACAG caCCGCTCCCTGGTGTACATGGTCTACGGGGTCCTGGCCGTGTGGACCAGTATGGGCTGGGCCTACGTGGGCCTGCTGCTGTCCCACTGCGTGCTTCTCTACAGCGTCTCCCTGGTCAAGCTGCCCTGGCTCTGCTGGGTCACCGGCCTGAGCACGCTGGCCACCTTCAAGTGTGAACCCTTTGTGACGTGGCAG GCGGGCTTGGTGGAGGGGGACTTTGACCTGCGCCACATCCTGTTCTACGGCGGCTGTGGCTTCACCATCATGCGCTGTGTGAGCTTCTCCCTGGAAAACTGTGTGAGGAGGGAGGGCAGCTATAGCCTCCTGGAGCTGCTCCAGTACAACTTCTACCTGCCTCACTTCTTCTTTGGCCCCGTCCTCACTTTCGACAAGTTTCATGTTCAG gtgAACAGGCCCGTGgggagcaggaaggagggggagatgtGGAGCATCGGGCGCCATGCCCTGTTCCACCTGGGGGGCATAGTGCTGGTGGACGTCCTCTTCCACTTCCTATACATCCTTTCCATCCCAACGGACATGAAACTGCTGAGGCACCTCTCCGACTGGGCCATAG TGGGGCTGGCGTACACCAACCTGGTGTATGATTGGGTGAAAGCTGCCATCATGTTCGGGGTCATCAACACAGTCTCCAGACTGGATCACCTCGACCCGCCAAAACCGCCCAAATGCATCACCACGCTCTACGTCTTCTCTGAGAC CCACTTTGACAGAGGCATAAACGATTGGCTGTGCAA GTACGTGTACAACCACCTGGGGGGAAACCACTGCGATGTCCTGAAGGAGCTGGTGGCCACGCTGTGCACCTACAGCCTCACCGTCCTGTGGCTGGGACCCTGCCCGGTGGTGCTGCTCTGGGCGTCCCTCAACTGTCTGGGCCTCAACCTGGAGCTGTGGACCGCCAAGCTCTTCTCCATGGAACCCCTGGCCTCCTTTGAG ATGGCTATGTCTGCGGCCATGTCGCGTCGCATCAGAGCTATCTTCAACACCTTCAACTTCTGGACCATAGTTCTGTACAACATCGTGGCACTGAACAGCGCAGATTTTGCCAAATTGGTAGCCAAGCGTCTCCTTCTGAAAG GCTTCCCCTTCACCACCGTGGCCGTCATGTTCGTCACCTACTGCCTGATTCAGATGATCaaggagtgggagaggagacAGGCCCTGCTGGATGACCCTGACccccttcctcctgctcctccttctcctgctacTCTCTTTGtaaccaccaccagccccgccCAAGACACGCCCACTGCTGCTCTGCCAATCGCAGAGTCCGGCAAGAAGAAAGCAGAGTAG